A region of Haloplanus sp. XH21 DNA encodes the following proteins:
- a CDS encoding acyltransferase → MTKRRVSLPATADAGVEEFIDHVDERLSSEEETCAVVQDVLVDLFGDREAYERWQAGESVSPAERVRLQGYDPCNATLESEYYAEKDEDRFQRSKHLQWLWRQFDATPMADNVEFALRFRRMLADHLFAECGDNCRFFKGISVTYGHNISIGDNVVIHDDVHLDDRGRLTIGDRVSISDGVHLYSHDHDIVDQTEVRNYHTIIEDDVRVTYDAMVSAGSRVGENAVVGARAVVQGDVPDHHIAVGMPAKSVRVKPGWEEVAEPLDAGGENRQEARRIDYDLPDDLDVFDEFQRDRTAPN, encoded by the coding sequence ATGACGAAGCGACGCGTCTCGCTCCCCGCGACGGCCGACGCGGGTGTCGAGGAATTTATCGATCACGTCGACGAACGCCTCTCCTCCGAGGAAGAAACGTGTGCGGTGGTTCAGGACGTGTTGGTCGACCTGTTCGGGGACCGCGAGGCGTACGAGCGATGGCAGGCGGGCGAGTCGGTGTCGCCGGCGGAGCGCGTCCGCCTGCAGGGGTACGACCCCTGTAACGCCACGCTCGAAAGCGAGTACTACGCCGAGAAAGACGAAGACCGGTTCCAGCGGTCGAAACATCTCCAGTGGCTCTGGCGACAGTTCGACGCCACGCCGATGGCCGACAACGTCGAGTTCGCCCTCCGGTTCCGCCGGATGCTCGCCGATCACCTCTTTGCGGAGTGTGGCGACAACTGCCGATTCTTCAAGGGCATCTCGGTCACCTACGGGCACAACATCTCCATCGGCGACAACGTCGTCATCCACGACGACGTCCACCTCGACGACCGCGGGCGACTGACGATCGGCGACCGCGTCTCCATCTCCGACGGCGTCCACCTCTACAGCCACGACCACGACATCGTCGACCAGACCGAGGTGCGCAACTACCACACGATCATTGAGGACGACGTCCGCGTCACCTACGACGCGATGGTCAGCGCGGGGTCCCGCGTCGGCGAGAACGCCGTCGTCGGTGCCCGAGCGGTCGTCCAGGGCGACGTGCCGGACCACCACATCGCCGTCGGCATGCCCGCCAAGAGCGTTCGCGTCAAGCCCGGCTGGGAGGAGGTGGCCGAACCGCTCGATGCGGGCGGCGAGAACCGCCAGGAGGCGCGCCGCATCGACTACGACCTGCCGGACGACCTCGACGTCTTCGACGAGTTCCAGCGGGATCGCACCGCGCCGAACTAG
- a CDS encoding heme-binding protein, with product MREPPQTDEGWYVLHDFRRIDWAAWRDAPQREREDAIDEGVDYLQRHEAVADADDGASAVFAMVGHKADLLIVHLRPTLDALSTAERQFDRTALGAFTEQSTSYVAVTEVSGYVSDAYFEEDEEEVDTGLRRYIEGKLEPEIPDDGYLSFYPMSRKRGEQDNWYDLPFERRREMMEEHGEHGREFGGRVKQIVASSVGLDDWEWGVTLFSDDPTHLKDIVYEMRYDEASARYSEFGPFYVGRRFPPTDLDAFLAGESVPVEGDGHHDADAHGEGGHDDGHHGDDAHGEGGTHHDGAEADDSEGEDDDIRGELADLDIYAGQPHGEDVYATVLYSEADADDLFDEVEGLRSNFDHYDTHVKTAVYDALDRDRRAVVSIWDTASAADTAAGFLSELPGIVSRAGEESGFGTMGMFYTVKPEHREDFVEKFETVGDVLAEMAGHGETDLMINLEDENDMFIASQWRSKEDAMDFFRSDDFADTVSWGRDVLADRPRHVFLA from the coding sequence ATGCGCGAGCCACCCCAGACGGACGAAGGCTGGTACGTACTGCACGACTTCCGTCGCATCGACTGGGCGGCGTGGCGCGACGCGCCCCAGCGCGAACGCGAGGACGCCATCGACGAGGGCGTCGACTACCTCCAGCGCCACGAGGCAGTCGCCGACGCGGACGACGGCGCCTCCGCCGTCTTCGCGATGGTCGGCCACAAGGCCGACCTCCTGATCGTCCACCTGCGCCCCACGCTCGATGCGCTGTCGACGGCCGAACGGCAGTTCGACCGCACGGCCCTCGGCGCGTTCACCGAGCAGTCCACGTCCTACGTCGCCGTCACCGAGGTCAGCGGCTACGTCTCCGACGCCTACTTCGAAGAGGACGAAGAGGAGGTCGACACCGGTCTCCGTCGCTACATCGAGGGGAAACTCGAACCCGAGATCCCGGACGACGGCTACCTCAGTTTCTACCCGATGAGTCGGAAGCGGGGCGAACAGGACAACTGGTACGACCTGCCCTTCGAGCGCCGTCGCGAGATGATGGAAGAGCACGGCGAACACGGCCGGGAGTTCGGCGGGCGGGTGAAACAGATCGTCGCCTCTTCCGTCGGTCTCGACGACTGGGAGTGGGGCGTCACTCTCTTCTCGGACGACCCGACCCATCTCAAGGACATCGTCTACGAGATGCGATACGACGAGGCCAGCGCTCGCTACAGCGAGTTCGGGCCGTTCTACGTCGGTCGCCGGTTCCCGCCCACTGACCTCGATGCGTTCCTCGCGGGCGAGTCGGTGCCGGTCGAGGGCGACGGCCATCACGATGCGGATGCCCACGGTGAGGGCGGTCACGACGACGGCCACCACGGCGACGACGCACACGGCGAGGGTGGCACCCACCACGACGGCGCCGAAGCCGACGACAGCGAGGGCGAGGACGACGATATCCGCGGCGAACTCGCGGATCTGGACATCTACGCCGGCCAGCCTCACGGCGAGGATGTCTACGCGACGGTGCTCTACTCCGAGGCCGACGCCGACGACCTGTTCGACGAGGTCGAGGGACTCCGCTCGAACTTCGATCACTACGATACGCACGTCAAGACCGCTGTGTACGACGCCCTCGACCGCGACCGGCGGGCGGTCGTGAGCATCTGGGACACCGCGAGCGCCGCCGACACCGCCGCGGGGTTCCTCTCGGAACTGCCGGGCATCGTGAGTCGGGCGGGCGAGGAGTCCGGCTTCGGGACGATGGGCATGTTCTACACCGTCAAGCCCGAACACCGCGAGGACTTCGTCGAGAAGTTTGAGACGGTCGGCGACGTGCTCGCGGAGATGGCGGGCCACGGCGAGACGGATCTAATGATCAACCTCGAAGACGAGAACGACATGTTCATCGCCAGCCAGTGGCGCTCGAAGGAGGACGCCATGGACTTCTTCCGCTCCGACGACTTCGCCGACACCGTCTCGTGGGGGCGTGACGTGCTCGCGGACCGCCCGCGTCACGTCTTCCTCGCCTGA
- a CDS encoding PQQ-dependent sugar dehydrogenase yields the protein MDRRRYLTTVGAAVALGGCAGRQGGPDTDTPARSATPATHAVDAEGVTAEILATGLEVPWGTAFRDGTLHLTERPGRISRLDDGRVVPVVEGIPDLAPVGEGGLLGLAFHPDEPYAYTHQTYETDAGRRANRLVRHDLDDGWVSETLLAGIPGANIHDGGRLLVHDDALYMTCGDAAVEDRGQNPDVLAGSVLRVTFDGDPHPDNPFDSPVFSYGHRNPQGLAVRDGTLYSTEHGPRVGDEINVLRPGDNYGWPVVTGPSADDRFTDPVTSYTPTIAPGSATFYDGPIDAWRGDFFFGTLVAEHVHRVRFRGEGIDADVATEERLFDGEFGRIRTVFTGPDGHLHAVTSNRDGRGSPVAADDRVIRFVPS from the coding sequence ATGGACCGGCGCCGCTATCTGACGACCGTCGGCGCGGCGGTGGCGCTCGGCGGGTGTGCGGGTCGACAGGGAGGGCCGGACACCGACACGCCGGCGAGGAGCGCGACGCCCGCTACCCACGCCGTCGACGCCGAGGGGGTGACGGCCGAGATACTCGCGACGGGTCTGGAGGTGCCGTGGGGCACGGCCTTCCGAGACGGGACGCTCCATCTCACCGAGCGTCCGGGGCGGATCAGCCGCCTCGACGACGGCCGGGTCGTCCCCGTCGTCGAGGGGATCCCCGACCTCGCCCCGGTCGGCGAGGGCGGCCTCCTTGGACTCGCCTTCCACCCCGACGAACCGTACGCCTACACGCACCAGACCTACGAGACGGACGCGGGCCGACGGGCGAATCGCCTCGTTCGCCACGACCTCGACGACGGCTGGGTGTCGGAGACGCTGCTCGCCGGCATCCCCGGCGCGAACATCCACGATGGCGGCCGACTCCTCGTCCACGACGACGCGCTCTACATGACCTGTGGCGACGCCGCCGTCGAGGATCGGGGACAGAACCCCGATGTCCTCGCCGGGTCGGTGCTCCGCGTGACGTTCGACGGCGATCCACACCCGGACAACCCCTTCGACTCCCCGGTGTTCAGTTACGGCCACCGCAACCCGCAGGGACTCGCCGTCCGCGACGGCACGCTCTACAGTACCGAACACGGCCCGCGTGTCGGCGACGAGATCAACGTCCTGCGCCCCGGCGACAACTACGGCTGGCCCGTAGTGACCGGCCCGAGCGCCGACGACCGCTTCACTGACCCCGTCACCAGTTACACGCCGACCATCGCGCCGGGGAGCGCCACCTTCTACGACGGCCCCATCGACGCCTGGCGGGGGGACTTCTTTTTCGGGACACTCGTGGCCGAGCACGTCCACCGAGTACGATTCCGCGGCGAGGGCATCGACGCCGATGTCGCCACCGAGGAGCGCCTGTTCGACGGCGAGTTCGGCCGGATTCGGACGGTGTTCACCGGTCCCGACGGCCATCTCCACGCCGTAACCAGCAACCGCGACGGGCGGGGGTCGCCGGTTGCGGCCGACGACAGAGTGATTCGGTTCGTTCCGTCGTGA
- a CDS encoding site-2 protease family protein yields MNTLFWVLLGVLVYSLGAKALQIRGYLPDAVRIQGPLATVHTRRGRALLTRLARPKRFWRAWSNVGVGIALVIMAGMFFLLVFQAVSIVRNPPAPTAVNQPQNFLVVPGVNDFLPLAVAPEIVFGLLLGLVVHEGGHGLLCRVEDIDIESMGVVFLTLLPVGAFVEPDEESQADADRGARTRMFAAGVTNNFVLTAVAFALLFGPVVGAIGVAPGVAVDGAYEGSPAATAGISNGDRLTAIAGTNVTTERDMNDALLAAEDRTVTVELDGERTVQVERELMIVGTVGGNPANLSVEEGSEPIGVTAVNGTPVHTRGEFRAATANRTVASLETTAGERVVPIGAYVTRVAPNGPLANASAPTNTSLIVTSIGGERVTSSTDLSRVLDGYDEGDRVPVRTHVDGEFQTYDVRLGENPRDGNGFLGVDIFPGTSGMLVTDFGVRTYPAGTYLELLGGTDETGSAGAFSGLTDSPFALVYLALVLPLASFVLGIPNFPGFTPSITNFYVIQGPLAPLGDGVFILANTLFWAAWVNLQLGLFNCIPGYPLDGGRILRMCAEAVVSRLPVENPMRVVRTITTGVGLTMLASLLLMLFGPQVL; encoded by the coding sequence ATGAACACGCTGTTCTGGGTGCTCCTCGGCGTTCTCGTCTACTCCCTCGGGGCGAAAGCCCTCCAGATCCGGGGGTATCTCCCGGACGCCGTTCGGATTCAGGGGCCCCTCGCGACGGTCCACACGCGCCGCGGCCGCGCCCTGCTCACCCGCCTCGCACGTCCGAAACGCTTCTGGCGGGCTTGGAGCAACGTCGGCGTCGGCATCGCGCTGGTCATCATGGCCGGGATGTTCTTCCTCCTGGTCTTCCAGGCCGTGAGCATCGTCCGCAATCCGCCGGCACCGACGGCGGTCAACCAGCCACAGAACTTCCTCGTCGTCCCGGGCGTCAACGACTTCCTCCCGCTCGCGGTCGCGCCGGAGATCGTCTTCGGCCTGCTCCTCGGCCTCGTCGTTCACGAGGGCGGGCACGGCCTGCTCTGCCGCGTCGAGGACATCGACATCGAGTCGATGGGCGTCGTCTTTCTCACGCTCCTCCCCGTCGGCGCGTTCGTCGAACCCGACGAGGAGAGCCAGGCTGACGCCGACCGGGGGGCTCGGACCCGGATGTTCGCCGCCGGCGTCACCAACAACTTCGTCCTGACGGCGGTGGCCTTTGCCCTCCTCTTTGGCCCCGTCGTCGGCGCTATTGGCGTCGCGCCGGGCGTCGCCGTCGACGGTGCGTACGAGGGGTCACCCGCCGCGACGGCGGGGATCTCCAACGGCGACCGTCTCACCGCCATCGCGGGAACGAACGTGACCACCGAACGCGACATGAACGACGCCCTCCTCGCGGCCGAGGACCGGACGGTCACGGTCGAACTCGACGGCGAGCGGACCGTCCAGGTCGAGCGGGAGCTGATGATCGTCGGCACCGTCGGCGGGAACCCCGCCAACCTCTCCGTCGAGGAGGGGAGCGAACCCATCGGCGTGACCGCGGTCAACGGCACGCCGGTCCACACCCGCGGCGAGTTCCGGGCGGCGACGGCAAACCGCACGGTCGCCAGCCTCGAAACGACGGCCGGTGAGCGCGTCGTCCCCATCGGGGCGTACGTCACCCGCGTCGCGCCGAACGGACCGCTCGCCAACGCGAGCGCGCCGACGAACACCAGCCTGATCGTCACCTCGATCGGTGGCGAGCGCGTCACCTCCTCGACCGACCTGTCGCGCGTCCTCGACGGCTACGACGAGGGCGACCGGGTTCCCGTCCGCACCCACGTCGACGGAGAGTTCCAGACCTACGACGTTCGACTCGGCGAGAATCCACGGGACGGCAACGGCTTCCTCGGCGTCGACATCTTCCCCGGCACGAGCGGGATGCTCGTGACCGACTTCGGCGTCCGGACCTACCCCGCGGGCACGTATCTCGAACTGCTCGGGGGGACCGACGAGACGGGATCGGCTGGCGCGTTCTCCGGGCTGACCGACTCGCCGTTCGCGCTCGTTTACTTGGCGCTCGTCTTGCCGCTGGCGTCGTTCGTCCTCGGCATTCCGAACTTCCCCGGCTTCACGCCCTCGATCACCAACTTCTACGTGATTCAGGGACCGCTCGCGCCCCTGGGTGACGGCGTGTTCATCCTCGCGAACACGCTGTTCTGGGCGGCGTGGGTCAACCTGCAACTCGGCCTGTTCAACTGCATCCCGGGCTATCCGCTCGACGGCGGCCGCATCCTGCGGATGTGCGCCGAGGCCGTGGTCTCCCGGCTCCCGGTCGAGAACCCGATGCGCGTGGTGCGGACCATCACCACCGGCGTCGGCCTGACGATGCTCGCGTCGCTGCTCCTGATGCTGTTCGGGCCGCAGGTGCTCTAA